In a genomic window of Saccharothrix sp. HUAS TT1:
- a CDS encoding cysteine desulfurase-like protein — protein sequence MSYDVEAVRARFPSLASGAAHFDGPGGSQVPAAVADAVRDAMVSPLANRGSVTAAERAADAIVLDARRALADLLGAAPEGVVFGRSMTQLTYDFARTLARTWRPGDEVVLTRLDHDANVRPWVQAAEAVGAVVRWVGFEPATGELTPADVAGVLSDRTRLVAVTAASNLIGTRPATAEIAALAHARGALVYVDGVHLAAHHPVDVAAIGADFFTCSPYKFFGPHCGVLAARPELLAELRPDKLLPSSDAVPERFELGTLPYELLAGCTAAVDFIADLVPSGGDRRTRITTSLTAVQGHEERLREKVEAGLAELPGAVVWSRARLRTPTVLVTFAERAAADAYRRLAEVGVNAPAGSFYAIETSRWLGLGDTGGLRIGLAPYSTEEEVDRLLDGLAGFLR from the coding sequence ATGAGCTACGACGTCGAGGCCGTCCGCGCCCGGTTCCCCTCCCTCGCCTCCGGCGCCGCCCACTTCGACGGTCCGGGTGGCTCGCAGGTGCCCGCCGCCGTCGCGGACGCGGTGCGGGACGCGATGGTCTCGCCCCTGGCCAACCGCGGCTCGGTCACCGCCGCCGAGCGCGCGGCCGACGCGATCGTGCTGGACGCCCGGCGGGCGCTGGCCGACCTGCTCGGAGCGGCGCCGGAGGGCGTGGTGTTCGGCCGCAGCATGACGCAGCTGACCTACGACTTCGCCCGCACGCTGGCCCGCACCTGGCGACCCGGCGACGAGGTGGTGCTGACCAGGCTGGACCACGACGCCAACGTGCGCCCCTGGGTGCAGGCGGCGGAGGCGGTCGGAGCGGTGGTGCGGTGGGTCGGGTTCGAGCCGGCCACCGGCGAGCTGACCCCGGCGGACGTGGCCGGGGTGCTCTCGGACCGGACCCGGCTGGTGGCGGTCACCGCGGCGTCGAACCTCATCGGCACGCGGCCCGCGACGGCCGAGATCGCGGCGTTGGCGCACGCGCGCGGCGCGCTGGTCTACGTGGACGGCGTGCACCTCGCCGCGCACCACCCGGTGGACGTGGCAGCTATCGGCGCGGACTTCTTCACGTGCTCGCCCTACAAGTTCTTCGGGCCGCACTGCGGCGTGCTGGCGGCGCGGCCGGAGCTGCTGGCGGAGCTGCGGCCGGACAAGCTGCTGCCGTCGTCGGACGCGGTGCCGGAGCGGTTCGAGCTGGGCACGCTGCCCTACGAGCTGCTGGCCGGCTGCACCGCCGCCGTGGACTTCATCGCCGACCTGGTCCCGTCCGGGGGCGACCGCCGGACCCGGATCACCACGTCGCTGACGGCGGTGCAGGGGCACGAGGAGCGGCTGCGGGAGAAGGTCGAGGCGGGGCTCGCCGAGCTGCCCGGCGCGGTCGTGTGGTCGCGGGCGCGGCTGCGCACGCCGACGGTGCTGGTGACGTTCGCCGAACGCGCGGCGGCCGACGCGTACCGGCGCCTGGCCGAGGTGGGCGTGAACGCGCCCGCCGGGTCGTTCTACGCGATCGAGACGTCCCGGTGGCTGGGCCTGGGCGACACCGGCGGGCTGCGGATCGGGCTCGCGCCGTACTCGACCGAGGAGGAGGTGGACCGGCTGCTCGACGGGCTGGCCGGGTTCCTCCGCTAG
- a CDS encoding acetoacetate decarboxylase family protein, with protein sequence MVSYPPEPWRLHGRACVSVWLVRAEAVPPLPVRPVTLFGHAVVGTAFVDYRPPGLAYHELLAAVLVRKGLRFGVTITRIWVDSPASRAGGRELWGVPKESAGFDWDDRVASARDADGPIASVRGRVLPFGAWLPAAASTWQEFGDGLARTPLRATARVSAARAVWDIAPNGPLAWLPHRPLLSVAVRRLRLRFGPRASGRA encoded by the coding sequence ATGGTCAGCTACCCGCCGGAGCCGTGGCGGCTGCACGGCCGCGCGTGCGTGTCGGTGTGGCTGGTCCGCGCCGAGGCGGTGCCGCCGCTGCCGGTGCGCCCGGTGACGTTGTTCGGCCACGCCGTCGTCGGCACGGCCTTCGTGGACTACCGGCCGCCCGGCCTGGCCTACCACGAGCTGCTGGCCGCGGTGCTGGTGCGGAAGGGGCTCCGGTTCGGCGTGACGATCACCCGGATCTGGGTGGACAGCCCGGCGTCCCGCGCGGGCGGTCGCGAGCTGTGGGGCGTCCCGAAGGAGTCGGCCGGGTTCGACTGGGACGACCGGGTCGCGTCCGCCCGTGACGCGGACGGCCCGATCGCCTCGGTGCGCGGCCGGGTGCTGCCCTTCGGCGCGTGGCTGCCCGCGGCGGCGTCGACGTGGCAGGAGTTCGGCGACGGCCTGGCCCGGACGCCGCTGCGCGCCACGGCACGCGTGAGCGCGGCGCGGGCCGTCTGGGACATCGCCCCGAACGGCCCGCTGGCCTGGCTGCCCCACCGGCCGCTGCTCAGCGTCGCGGTCCGGCGGCTGCGGTTGAGGTTCGGCCCGCGCGCGTCGGGCCGGGCCTAG
- a CDS encoding substrate-binding domain-containing protein: MPGPRTSVQPPGLSSPPDAARVTVVFETAALPVAFNSKPVGSSTTIGVVMEHVTPKLTTVAQDTTGKAITAVRLLPASVETGRAPTEPVTTGVRLVERASTAPPPAGRRT, encoded by the coding sequence TTGCCCGGCCCGCGGACCAGCGTGCAGCCGCCCGGGTTGAGCAGCCCGCCCGACGCCGCGCGCGTCACGGTCGTGTTCGAGACCGCAGCGCTGCCGGTAGCGTTCAACTCGAAGCCGGTCGGGTCCTCCACCACGATCGGCGTGGTGATGGAGCACGTGACGCCCAAGCTGACCACGGTGGCGCAGGACACCACCGGGAAGGCGATCACGGCGGTGCGGCTGCTGCCGGCGTCGGTGGAGACGGGCCGGGCGCCCACCGAACCGGTGACGACGGGTGTCCGACTGGTCGAACGCGCCTCGACCGCGCCGCCACCCGCCGGCCGGCGGACGTAG